A region from the Solibacillus sp. FSL H8-0523 genome encodes:
- a CDS encoding cation:dicarboxylase symporter family transporter, with the protein MNLFVLLNVAVLLLVIAFLYFLKTKHVKFSNRVFIALGLGVLLGIGLQLAYGVGSDAITETVPWYNIVGTGYVKLLQMISMPLVFISILAAFTKVTIGKNFGKSAAIILSILIGTTAVAAGIGIAATVVFDLDANQIMQGDAEIARGESMVEKSAEVTTLPDQILSMFPANPFSDLTGARATSTIGVVIFAAFLGFSYLTLRRKEEETADNVKKGIDALYGLIMGVVRIILRLTPYGVAAIMARTVATSDLGAIMDLGKFVVASYAALIVMFIIHLIIVALTGLSPVQYVKKSAEVLLFAFTSRSSAGALPLNIQTQTKRFGVPDGIANFAGSFGLSIGQNGCAGVYPAMLAVMIAPTVGINPLSPGFIATLILIVAISSFGVAGVGGGATFAAIIVLSAMDLPIALAGILISVEPLIDMGRTALNVSGSMVSGIVSGRATGELDTEVYNQPADKAPLV; encoded by the coding sequence GTGAACTTATTCGTTTTACTTAACGTTGCAGTGCTACTACTTGTCATTGCATTTTTATATTTCCTAAAAACAAAGCATGTTAAATTTTCAAATCGTGTATTTATTGCTTTAGGTTTAGGGGTTTTACTTGGTATTGGCTTACAACTTGCTTACGGTGTAGGGTCAGATGCGATTACGGAGACAGTACCTTGGTACAATATCGTAGGTACAGGTTACGTGAAATTATTACAAATGATTTCAATGCCTTTAGTTTTCATTTCGATTTTAGCAGCATTTACGAAAGTAACGATTGGTAAAAACTTTGGTAAATCAGCAGCAATTATTTTATCAATCTTAATCGGTACTACAGCAGTAGCAGCTGGTATTGGGATTGCGGCAACCGTTGTTTTTGATTTAGATGCAAACCAAATTATGCAAGGGGACGCTGAAATCGCGCGCGGCGAATCAATGGTAGAGAAATCTGCTGAGGTAACAACGCTGCCAGATCAAATTTTATCGATGTTCCCAGCGAACCCATTCTCAGATTTAACAGGCGCACGAGCGACATCGACAATTGGTGTTGTAATTTTTGCAGCATTCTTAGGCTTTAGTTATTTAACACTTCGTCGTAAAGAAGAAGAGACAGCAGACAACGTGAAAAAAGGCATCGACGCTTTATACGGTTTAATTATGGGTGTTGTACGTATCATTTTACGTTTAACTCCGTACGGGGTAGCAGCAATTATGGCACGTACAGTAGCAACGAGTGACTTAGGGGCGATTATGGACTTAGGTAAGTTTGTAGTAGCTTCTTATGCAGCGCTTATTGTGATGTTCATCATTCATTTAATTATCGTTGCATTAACTGGTTTAAGCCCAGTGCAATATGTAAAAAAATCAGCGGAAGTATTATTATTTGCCTTTACATCTCGTTCAAGTGCAGGTGCATTACCGCTTAATATCCAAACACAAACAAAACGCTTTGGTGTTCCAGATGGGATTGCGAACTTCGCTGGCTCATTTGGTTTATCAATCGGACAAAACGGCTGTGCGGGTGTTTACCCAGCTATGCTAGCTGTGATGATTGCACCAACAGTGGGCATTAATCCATTATCACCAGGCTTTATCGCGACATTAATTTTAATCGTAGCAATTAGCTCATTCGGTGTAGCAGGTGTTGGTGGTGGTGCGACATTTGCAGCAATCATCGTATTATCGGCAATGGACTTACCGATTGCCTTAGCGGGTATTTTAATTTCAGTAGAACCATTAATCGACATGGGTCGTACAGCACTTAACGTAAGTGGCTCAATGGTTTCTGGAATCGTATCAGGCCGTGCAACAGGTGAATTAGATACAGAAGTATACAATCAACCAGCGGATAAAGCACCGCTAGTTTAA
- a CDS encoding heavy metal translocating P-type ATPase, which translates to MNSNRENLSLNEKISEHKELIAALVAGVIILIAWRMESTGQMTAAIMAYLSAFVIGGYAKAKEGIEDTLENKSLNVEMLMILAAIGSAIIGYWTEGAILIFIFALSGALETYAMNKSHREISSLMELQPEEAWLVRGGFEPIKVSVNELNVNDHILVKPGERIPADGAIFKGTSTIDEAAITGESMPVSKNIGDDVFAGTVNLNGVLTINVTKQSSDTLFQKIITLVQSAQSEKSPSQQFIERFEGAYVKGVLLAVALMMVVPHYLLDWDWTTTFYRAMVLLVVASPCALVASIMPATLSAISNGARNGILVKGGVHLEHLSVLRVLAVDKTGTLTQGTPAVTDFIVRDDLNEEHTLAMMAGIEAQSNHPLARAITNYAKEQQVVIPHGLEIEDIPGFGLKAIVEGHKYAIGKPDFVGKELAINFKNGALQTLAEEGKTVVFLKDEHGIAALVALKDVVREEAKQAVASLKELGIDVIMLTGDNETTAKAIAQEAGVTSYVAECLPETKVEHIKQYKKDYEHVGMVGDGINDAPALATASVGIAMGGGTDVALETADVVLMKNDLSKIAYAVKLSRKMQRIVKQNVIFSLAVITLLIISNFFQAISLPFGVIGHEGSTIIVILNGLRMLSKKI; encoded by the coding sequence ATGAATTCTAATCGAGAAAACTTATCATTAAATGAGAAAATAAGCGAACATAAAGAATTAATCGCCGCGCTTGTTGCTGGCGTAATCATTTTAATTGCATGGCGTATGGAATCGACTGGCCAGATGACCGCAGCAATCATGGCGTATTTATCCGCCTTTGTGATTGGTGGATACGCAAAAGCAAAAGAAGGCATTGAGGATACGTTAGAAAACAAATCCTTAAATGTAGAAATGCTCATGATTTTAGCTGCAATCGGTTCAGCGATTATTGGTTACTGGACAGAAGGCGCCATCCTTATCTTTATATTTGCACTAAGTGGTGCACTTGAAACCTATGCGATGAATAAAAGTCACCGTGAGATTTCTTCCCTAATGGAATTACAGCCTGAAGAAGCGTGGTTAGTGCGTGGTGGCTTTGAACCAATTAAAGTGTCCGTAAATGAATTAAACGTAAACGATCATATTTTAGTAAAGCCTGGTGAGCGCATCCCTGCTGACGGTGCGATTTTCAAAGGAACATCAACAATCGATGAAGCAGCAATTACAGGCGAATCAATGCCCGTTTCAAAAAATATTGGGGATGATGTTTTTGCTGGAACGGTCAATTTAAATGGTGTTTTAACAATCAACGTCACAAAGCAAAGTTCGGATACATTATTCCAAAAAATTATTACCCTTGTGCAATCTGCGCAAAGTGAAAAATCACCTTCACAGCAATTTATCGAACGCTTTGAAGGCGCTTATGTAAAAGGTGTATTACTTGCAGTCGCGTTAATGATGGTAGTACCCCACTATTTACTAGACTGGGACTGGACAACAACGTTTTACCGCGCCATGGTACTATTAGTAGTTGCTTCCCCGTGTGCCTTAGTTGCATCAATTATGCCAGCAACCCTTTCAGCGATTTCAAATGGGGCTAGAAACGGGATTTTAGTAAAAGGCGGCGTGCATTTAGAGCACCTAAGCGTATTACGCGTATTAGCAGTTGATAAAACAGGAACCTTAACACAAGGAACACCTGCAGTCACAGACTTTATCGTTCGTGATGACTTAAACGAAGAACATACATTAGCCATGATGGCGGGAATCGAAGCACAATCCAATCACCCACTCGCTCGCGCCATTACAAACTATGCAAAAGAGCAGCAAGTCGTTATTCCACATGGTCTTGAAATTGAGGATATTCCTGGTTTTGGGTTAAAGGCCATAGTTGAAGGTCACAAGTATGCAATCGGAAAGCCAGACTTTGTCGGGAAAGAACTCGCAATAAATTTTAAAAATGGTGCATTGCAAACATTAGCCGAAGAAGGTAAAACGGTAGTGTTCTTAAAAGATGAACATGGAATCGCCGCACTCGTTGCACTAAAAGATGTCGTACGTGAAGAAGCAAAACAAGCAGTTGCTTCTTTAAAAGAACTTGGCATCGATGTCATAATGCTAACAGGCGACAACGAAACAACTGCAAAAGCAATTGCACAAGAAGCAGGCGTGACAAGCTATGTTGCGGAATGCTTGCCTGAAACGAAAGTAGAGCATATTAAACAATATAAAAAGGACTATGAACACGTGGGGATGGTCGGTGACGGCATTAATGACGCCCCAGCTCTTGCAACAGCTTCTGTTGGGATTGCAATGGGTGGCGGAACAGACGTGGCACTTGAAACAGCAGACGTTGTATTAATGAAAAACGACTTATCAAAAATCGCCTATGCCGTTAAGCTATCACGTAAAATGCAGCGAATTGTAAAGCAAAATGTGATCTTTTCATTAGCTGTTATTACGCTACTCATTATCTCAAACTTTTTCCAAGCGATTAGCCTCCCATTTGGTGTGATTGGCCATGAGGGTAGTACAATTATAGTTATTTTAAACGGCTTACGCATGTTGAGTAAAAAGATTTAA
- a CDS encoding YihY/virulence factor BrkB family protein, whose protein sequence is MKNKIQQSEKLALIKSLVAPEASQINILTTKGFFQDLILRTKTVDMSGMGAQLAYFFLLSFFPMLIFMVTLLPYLNLEQGQVFDFLSDIMPDEVYSLIEGTLTQVLSSQNGGLLSIGVIGTIWSASKGVDALMKALNRAYDVDGKAGFLNRLWSLVFTVSLVAVILIALVLPVFGQQIGNLIFGYFGVAESFETIWTFIRWITPPALIVLVLIVMYWIVPNTDPRLTIISVFPGALFATLGWLALTYGFSFYINNFGNYSATYGSIGGVIILMLWLYFTGMILIFGGLLNASSQRRQLAKKSKENAKSPVF, encoded by the coding sequence ATGAAAAACAAAATTCAACAAAGTGAAAAGCTGGCACTCATAAAATCATTGGTAGCACCAGAAGCATCGCAAATTAACATACTCACAACGAAGGGGTTTTTCCAGGATTTAATTCTTCGTACAAAAACAGTGGATATGTCAGGAATGGGCGCACAATTAGCCTACTTTTTCTTACTATCCTTTTTTCCAATGCTCATTTTTATGGTCACGCTCTTACCGTATTTAAATTTAGAGCAAGGACAAGTATTTGATTTTTTAAGTGATATTATGCCAGACGAGGTATATAGCTTAATTGAAGGTACCTTAACGCAAGTTTTAAGCAGTCAAAATGGCGGGTTACTGTCAATCGGGGTAATTGGGACGATTTGGTCAGCCTCTAAGGGTGTAGACGCATTGATGAAGGCATTAAATCGTGCCTATGATGTCGATGGGAAAGCGGGCTTTCTAAATCGTTTATGGTCCCTTGTTTTTACGGTTTCATTAGTGGCGGTTATTTTAATTGCACTTGTATTACCCGTATTCGGTCAACAAATCGGTAACTTAATCTTCGGTTATTTTGGGGTGGCCGAATCGTTTGAAACGATTTGGACGTTTATTCGCTGGATTACACCACCAGCATTAATTGTTTTAGTGTTAATAGTGATGTATTGGATCGTGCCAAATACCGACCCGCGTTTAACGATTATTAGTGTATTCCCAGGTGCACTTTTTGCGACACTTGGCTGGCTTGCGTTAACGTATGGGTTCTCGTTTTATATTAATAATTTTGGGAATTATAGTGCGACATACGGTAGTATTGGTGGCGTCATTATTTTAATGCTTTGGTTGTATTTTACGGGGATGATTTTAATATTTGGTGGGCTGTTGAATGCCTCATCACAAAGGCGTCAATTGGCGAAAAAAAGCAAAGAAAACGCAAAATCTCCCGTATTTTAA
- a CDS encoding YtxH domain-containing protein — MKSKLLPFIAIGALVGAAISMLDKQTRDHTVETAKKAKDTVAYYAENNDELVALVESKVTQAQSLYGTVNNNVQALMQSDMQQMPATIQSMVSETISAFSKKDDQIS, encoded by the coding sequence ATGAAGAGTAAATTATTACCGTTCATCGCAATAGGTGCTTTAGTTGGCGCAGCAATCAGTATGTTAGACAAGCAAACGCGTGATCACACTGTCGAAACAGCTAAAAAGGCAAAGGACACGGTCGCCTACTATGCAGAAAATAATGATGAACTAGTCGCTTTAGTCGAATCAAAAGTAACCCAAGCGCAGTCACTATACGGCACGGTAAACAACAATGTACAAGCCTTAATGCAAAGTGATATGCAACAAATGCCAGCGACAATTCAAAGTATGGTATCAGAAACAATCAGTGCCTTTTCAAAAAAAGATGATCAAATAAGCTGA
- a CDS encoding DUF1128 domain-containing protein, whose product MDLSNPSLENITYMIEQIKDKLRMANADAMQADVFDENQYEDLQYLYEMVMKRTSFSPSEMNAIAAELGSLRK is encoded by the coding sequence ATGGATTTATCCAACCCATCATTAGAAAATATCACGTACATGATCGAACAAATTAAAGACAAACTTCGTATGGCAAATGCTGACGCGATGCAAGCAGACGTATTTGATGAAAACCAATACGAAGACCTACAATATTTATATGAAATGGTTATGAAACGTACTTCATTCAGTCCAAGCGAAATGAACGCGATTGCTGCTGAATTAGGTTCACTACGTAAGTAA
- a CDS encoding pseudouridine-5'-phosphate glycosidase, translating into MKQYLSYSQEVLEAKEKGLPIVALESTIISHGMPYPQNVKTAREVEQIIRDGGAVPATIALIDGQIKIGLSDEELEMFGNTQGVAKASRRDIGYLLATKKIGATTVAATMICAELAGIELFVTGGIGGVHRDAETTMDISADLEELAMTNVAVVCAGAKSILDIGLTLEYLETKGVPVIGYATDKLPAFYTRESDFDVNFRVDSPEETAAILRTKWDLGLRGGALIANPIPVEDSMEADFINGIIENALKEAAANGIAGKNVTPFLLGKVKELTEGKSLEANIALVKNNARVGAKIAVELNK; encoded by the coding sequence ATGAAACAATATTTATCATATTCACAAGAGGTATTAGAAGCAAAAGAAAAGGGTTTACCGATCGTAGCATTAGAATCGACAATTATTTCTCACGGTATGCCTTATCCGCAAAATGTAAAAACTGCACGTGAAGTAGAACAAATCATTCGTGATGGTGGTGCGGTTCCAGCGACAATCGCACTGATCGACGGCCAAATTAAAATTGGTTTATCAGACGAAGAATTAGAAATGTTCGGTAACACGCAAGGGGTAGCGAAAGCATCTCGTCGTGATATCGGATACTTACTTGCAACGAAAAAAATTGGTGCGACAACAGTAGCAGCTACAATGATCTGTGCAGAGTTAGCTGGCATTGAGCTATTTGTAACAGGCGGTATTGGTGGGGTTCACCGCGATGCTGAAACAACTATGGATATTTCTGCTGACTTAGAAGAATTAGCGATGACAAATGTTGCGGTAGTATGTGCAGGGGCAAAATCAATTTTAGATATTGGGTTAACATTAGAATACTTAGAAACAAAAGGTGTGCCAGTAATCGGTTACGCGACGGATAAATTACCAGCATTCTACACACGTGAAAGCGACTTCGATGTAAACTTCCGCGTAGATTCACCAGAAGAAACGGCTGCGATTTTACGTACGAAATGGGATTTAGGACTGCGCGGTGGTGCATTAATCGCAAATCCAATTCCAGTGGAAGATTCAATGGAAGCAGATTTCATTAACGGCATCATCGAAAATGCTTTAAAAGAAGCTGCGGCAAATGGAATTGCTGGTAAAAACGTAACACCATTCTTATTAGGTAAAGTAAAAGAATTAACAGAAGGTAAATCATTAGAAGCAAACATCGCATTAGTGAAAAACAACGCACGTGTTGGTGCGAAAATTGCTGTTGAATTAAATAAATAA
- a CDS encoding carbohydrate kinase, giving the protein MNEKEKLVFQLIKKNPYLSQLEMAEQLGMSRPALANMISTLIKRGEIIGRAYVLPEKNQIIAIGGANVDRKFSIEGNTQLGTSNPASVSESVGGVARNIAENLGRLGNRVSLLTTLGEDHDGLLIEQSSDAYMNFDLAEKLKSEATGSYTAVLDHTGELVIAMANMAIYDKLLPSMLQQHEATLQNASCIIIDLNCPLETVQFVKDFAKERTIPLAIIPVSSPKMSHMPSDLHGVHYMICNRDEAETYLQQKVETFEHYEQAVKGLLEKGAEYALLTLGDRGVIVGHQDNITHYEAVATEYIVDVTGAGDAFVSAFLYGMLNNETLEESVQLGLVNASKTLQSDKTVRTDLTKENLTNWRNLL; this is encoded by the coding sequence TTGAATGAAAAAGAAAAATTAGTATTTCAACTAATCAAAAAAAATCCTTATTTATCACAGTTAGAAATGGCGGAGCAGTTAGGCATGTCAAGGCCAGCGCTAGCAAATATGATTTCGACGTTAATCAAGCGCGGTGAAATTATAGGTCGTGCTTATGTTTTACCCGAAAAAAATCAAATTATCGCCATTGGTGGTGCCAATGTTGACCGGAAATTTTCAATTGAAGGCAACACACAGCTCGGAACATCTAATCCAGCATCGGTTTCTGAAAGTGTTGGTGGGGTTGCCCGTAATATAGCCGAGAATCTAGGGCGTTTAGGAAATCGTGTGTCTTTATTGACGACATTAGGTGAGGATCATGATGGTTTGTTAATCGAACAGTCTAGCGATGCGTACATGAATTTTGATTTAGCCGAAAAACTAAAAAGTGAAGCAACAGGCTCTTATACAGCCGTTTTAGATCACACAGGTGAATTAGTCATCGCAATGGCAAACATGGCAATTTACGATAAATTACTACCAAGTATGTTGCAGCAGCATGAAGCAACTTTGCAAAATGCGAGCTGTATAATCATTGATTTAAATTGTCCGCTTGAGACAGTACAATTTGTAAAGGATTTTGCAAAAGAGCGTACGATTCCGTTAGCAATTATCCCAGTATCATCACCAAAAATGTCTCATATGCCAAGTGATTTACACGGTGTACATTATATGATTTGTAATCGGGACGAGGCGGAAACCTACTTACAGCAAAAAGTAGAAACGTTCGAACACTATGAGCAGGCAGTGAAAGGCTTGCTTGAAAAAGGTGCCGAATACGCACTGTTAACATTAGGTGATCGAGGTGTCATTGTAGGGCATCAAGATAACATTACACATTATGAAGCAGTAGCAACAGAGTATATTGTTGACGTAACAGGTGCAGGCGATGCATTTGTTAGTGCCTTTTTATACGGGATGTTAAATAATGAAACGTTAGAAGAATCGGTACAGCTCGGCTTAGTCAATGCATCGAAAACATTGCAGTCAGACAAAACAGTACGTACGGATTTAACAAAAGAAAACTTAACTAATTGGAGGAATTTATTATGA
- the motB gene encoding flagellar motor protein MotB, which produces MAKKHKKHKKHEEHIDESWLVPYADILTLLLALFIVLFASSSVDQEKLDQMSAVFNDIFTSGTGVMDNPAVVQTQNGSTSQLQTGASKYMEDQDRLKESQNRVEEFIAINELEKQFETKMTDEGLLITIRDSVLFDMGRAELKAEYATIADELSQLLMFDPPRNIVITGHTDNVPINTNEFDSNWELSVMRAVNFMKEVVAGNEELDPKYFSVKGFGEFSPIASNDTEEGRAKNRRVEVLVQPRVTESGEVIVE; this is translated from the coding sequence TTGGCAAAGAAGCATAAGAAACATAAAAAGCATGAGGAACATATCGATGAATCATGGTTAGTACCCTACGCCGATATTTTAACGTTATTATTAGCGCTATTCATCGTACTTTTTGCTTCAAGTTCAGTCGATCAAGAAAAATTGGACCAAATGTCCGCTGTCTTCAATGACATCTTTACAAGTGGGACAGGCGTTATGGATAACCCAGCCGTGGTCCAAACACAAAATGGTTCTACATCACAACTCCAAACGGGTGCTTCTAAATATATGGAAGACCAAGATCGCTTAAAAGAATCACAAAATCGCGTTGAAGAATTTATCGCGATTAATGAATTAGAAAAGCAATTTGAGACGAAAATGACGGATGAAGGCTTACTGATTACCATTCGAGATAGTGTATTATTTGATATGGGGCGTGCCGAATTAAAAGCAGAATATGCAACGATTGCAGATGAGCTGTCTCAGCTGTTAATGTTCGATCCACCACGTAATATTGTTATTACAGGACATACAGATAATGTGCCAATTAATACAAACGAATTCGACTCAAACTGGGAGTTATCAGTTATGCGTGCAGTTAACTTCATGAAAGAAGTTGTTGCTGGTAATGAAGAATTAGACCCAAAATACTTCAGTGTAAAAGGCTTTGGTGAATTTAGCCCAATCGCTTCAAATGACACAGAAGAGGGGCGCGCGAAAAACCGTCGTGTTGAGGTACTCGTTCAACCACGTGTAACAGAATCTGGTGAAGTAATTGTAGAATAG
- the motA gene encoding flagellar motor stator protein MotA, whose product MDISSVVGVIVAFVALLAGMFMKGVTPDALLNPAAILIIIFGTIAAVTIAFPMKELKRVPKLFKILFKETKLASDIELIKMFSQWADLARREGLLALEGKAAEIEDAFLKNGLTLAIDGQNADYIRDVLTEEVEAMEDRHASGAAIFTQAGTYAPTLGVLGAVVGLIAALKDMQDIAKLGVAISAAFVATLLGIFTGYVLWHPFANKLKRKSAAEVKQKNMMIEGILSVLEGEAPRVIEQKLASYLPMEERKQITESGAGGLGKEA is encoded by the coding sequence ATGGATATTTCATCAGTTGTTGGCGTTATTGTCGCCTTCGTTGCCCTATTAGCAGGGATGTTTATGAAGGGCGTAACACCAGACGCATTATTGAATCCGGCTGCAATTTTAATCATTATCTTTGGTACAATTGCTGCGGTAACAATCGCATTCCCAATGAAGGAATTAAAACGGGTTCCAAAACTTTTTAAAATTTTATTCAAAGAGACAAAATTAGCAAGTGATATTGAATTAATTAAAATGTTTTCACAATGGGCTGATTTAGCACGTCGTGAAGGGTTACTTGCATTAGAAGGAAAAGCTGCAGAAATCGAAGATGCATTCTTAAAAAATGGATTAACATTAGCGATTGATGGGCAAAACGCAGATTATATTCGTGATGTATTAACTGAAGAAGTAGAAGCGATGGAAGATCGTCATGCTAGTGGTGCTGCGATTTTCACACAAGCAGGTACATACGCGCCAACACTAGGTGTATTAGGTGCAGTAGTAGGTCTGATTGCGGCATTAAAGGATATGCAGGATATCGCTAAGTTAGGGGTTGCCATTTCAGCAGCCTTCGTTGCGACATTACTTGGTATCTTTACAGGTTACGTTTTATGGCATCCATTTGCGAACAAGTTAAAACGTAAATCTGCTGCAGAAGTAAAACAAAAGAACATGATGATTGAAGGGATTCTATCAGTACTTGAAGGGGAAGCACCTCGTGTCATCGAACAAAAATTAGCTTCGTACTTACCAATGGAAGAGCGTAAGCAAATTACGGAAAGCGGGGCGGGTGGCCTTGGCAAAGAAGCATAA
- a CDS encoding aminopeptidase: MNSIFERNLAKYAELAVKIGVNIQPNQYLYIAASIEVAPFVQKIAKIAYENGAKQVFVDFADDVISRTRYELAPEDSFDFFPPWKIQEREWLAEQGAAFMSIVSQSPDLLSGIDSKKIASFQKAAGTALNKYRQYVQADKISWTVIAAPSEQWASKVFPELPQEAQVNALWDAIFKATRSDLENPVQAWADHNDNLHEKVDYLNNKKYTKLHYTAPGTDLTIALPKGHLWCGAGSVNEKGDEFMANMPTEEVFTVPHKDGVNGYVSSTKPLSYGGNIIDNFKITFENGRIVNVEAEQGEEVLKNLVATDEGSHYLGEVALVPFKSPISQSNILFYNTLFDENASNHLAIGSAYAFCLEGGKTMSREELLENGLNQSITHVDFMIGSDQMNIDGIAEDGQAEPVFRNGNWAF, translated from the coding sequence ATGAACTCAATTTTTGAAAGAAATTTAGCAAAATATGCCGAATTAGCAGTAAAAATCGGTGTAAATATCCAACCAAATCAATATTTATACATCGCCGCTTCAATTGAGGTAGCGCCCTTTGTTCAAAAAATCGCTAAAATTGCCTACGAGAACGGTGCTAAACAAGTATTTGTAGATTTCGCAGATGATGTTATTTCACGTACGCGTTACGAATTGGCTCCTGAGGACTCTTTCGACTTTTTTCCACCATGGAAAATCCAAGAGCGTGAATGGTTAGCAGAGCAAGGCGCTGCATTTATGAGCATCGTGTCGCAAAGCCCAGATTTACTATCAGGGATCGATTCTAAAAAGATTGCTAGCTTCCAAAAAGCGGCTGGTACTGCATTAAATAAATATCGTCAATATGTACAAGCCGACAAAATCAGCTGGACTGTAATTGCTGCACCTTCTGAGCAATGGGCAAGTAAAGTATTCCCTGAATTACCGCAGGAAGCGCAAGTAAATGCGCTGTGGGATGCCATTTTTAAAGCCACTCGTTCAGATTTAGAAAACCCTGTTCAAGCATGGGCAGATCACAATGACAACTTACACGAAAAAGTAGATTACTTAAACAATAAAAAATATACAAAATTACATTATACAGCGCCAGGAACAGACCTTACGATTGCGCTTCCAAAAGGCCACTTATGGTGTGGTGCTGGTAGCGTCAATGAAAAAGGCGACGAATTCATGGCTAATATGCCCACGGAAGAAGTATTTACGGTACCGCATAAAGACGGTGTAAACGGCTATGTATCAAGCACAAAACCACTTAGCTACGGTGGGAACATTATCGATAACTTCAAAATAACGTTTGAAAACGGTCGCATCGTAAATGTAGAAGCCGAGCAAGGTGAAGAAGTACTGAAAAACTTAGTCGCAACCGACGAAGGCTCTCACTACTTAGGTGAAGTTGCATTAGTACCATTTAAATCACCAATTTCTCAATCGAATATTTTATTCTATAACACATTATTCGACGAAAATGCATCAAACCACTTAGCAATCGGCAGTGCGTATGCGTTCTGTTTAGAAGGCGGTAAAACGATGTCACGTGAAGAATTACTAGAAAACGGCTTAAATCAAAGTATTACACATGTTGACTTCATGATTGGCTCTGACCAAATGAATATCGACGGGATTGCTGAAGATGGTCAAGCTGAACCGGTATTCCGCAACGGCAACTGGGCATTTTAA
- a CDS encoding carbonic anhydrase — protein sequence MSALQSILEYNQQFVDEKQYETYATTKYPDKKIVILSCMDTRLVELLPKAMNLRNGDVKVVKSAGAIVNHPFGGIMRSLLVAVYELKADEIYIIGHYDCGMSAVDPDVMVGHMLERGIKQETLDILNFSGVDLYDWLRGFGDVKTSVLKSVDLVRRHPLMPATVPVHGLVIDPQTGKLDLVTDGNIDI from the coding sequence ATGTCAGCTTTACAATCAATTCTAGAGTATAACCAACAATTCGTTGATGAAAAACAATACGAAACGTATGCGACAACAAAATATCCTGATAAAAAAATTGTTATTTTATCATGTATGGATACACGCTTAGTTGAATTATTACCAAAAGCCATGAATTTACGTAATGGCGATGTAAAGGTTGTCAAAAGTGCGGGAGCCATTGTCAATCACCCATTTGGCGGGATTATGCGCAGCTTACTTGTTGCCGTCTATGAATTAAAGGCAGATGAAATATATATTATTGGGCATTATGATTGCGGTATGAGTGCCGTTGATCCAGACGTAATGGTCGGTCACATGCTTGAGCGAGGGATAAAGCAAGAAACACTGGATATTTTAAATTTCTCAGGTGTCGATTTATATGACTGGTTACGCGGCTTTGGCGATGTTAAAACAAGCGTATTAAAAAGTGTCGATTTAGTGAGACGCCATCCGTTAATGCCAGCAACTGTACCTGTACACGGTTTAGTAATCGATCCACAGACAGGTAAATTAGACTTAGTCACTGATGGCAATATAGATATATAA